The genomic interval GTGGTGAACGTGCGTCTGCTACTACGATACGATAGAATGGGTTTCTTTTTGAACCTAAACGTGTTAAACGAATTTTAACTGCCATTTATAATTCTCTCCTTTAATGTCATAAGTTTTGTTATCTACAAGAAATTATAATAACAGGAACTCATGGTTTTGTAAAGAGAAAATACTTTACCATTTTAAAATTTCTATATCCCAATCCCTTTCCTACGATTTGTCAAGGGTTCAATAAGTGAAATTGACATTACTGAACTAGACCGTCCAATTTTTACTTTTTTGAATAAGGTGTTATGATGTATATGATTATGTGGTTTCGTTAGTGTGGTGCTTTCTGATAATCATATAATTTATCATTGACTATCAAGTAGTGAATGGTCTTTAATAAGCGATTGATACTCGCTATTACGGCAGTCTTGTGGGGTTTCCCATGAGGCTGCTCTCTTAATTTATAATAATAATCCACAATATGGCTTTGATAATGATTTCTTCCCCTAAGAATGTTCATAGTGATTAAATACAATAAACGCCTTGCTTTTTTATTTCCTCTTTTATTAATCGTATCTCGACTCTTTGAAGTTCCTGATTGGTAACGTTTAATATCAATGCCTACAAATGCATTCAGTTGTTTATTTGTTTTGAATTCTCTAATATCTCCAAGTTCCCCAATAAGCAATGTAGCTGTGAGTTCTCCGATGCCAGGAATTGAAATAATATTTTCAAACTCAGTTGTATTTTTAGCTAAATCAATCATTTCCTGATTAAATGCTTTCATTTCTTCTATCCCAATAAGCAGTTTGTCGCATAAGTATTGGACTTTTTGTAGGAGGAAAGAAGACTTGCGCACATTCGGAAAACTATTATTCTTTATTTCAATTAATTTTTTGGCATACTTGTGCGCTTTTTTAATTGAAATGCCTTTATCAGTTGAATGAAGTACTTTTTCCACCAATTCATCATGAGTCAAAATACTTACATAATCAGGATGAGGAAATGCTTTAGCTATATTTAATGCGATTTTTGAATATCTGTTAGTAAATAACTTTTCTAACCCTGGAAATGTTTGATGTAGTGTTTCGACTAACTCAACTTTGAGACAATTTTGGTTGATCTCCATTTCTAAGTGAAAGCGCGCACGTTCTCTCAGTTCAAAGTAGATCTCTTCAGGATGACGTTGTACCTTTGAATCTTTCATTCTAAAGGCAAGAAGTGCGAGTTTATGTGCGTCTGACTTATCTGTTTTCCATGATCTTAACGAATTTGTTTTAAACTTGGCTTCTAGGGGGTTCATTTCTAAGTAATTTATTTTGTGAATTTCACAAAAGTGTTTCATACCTCTTGAATAAACACCTGTTGATTCAAAGAGGATAAACAGGGAATCAAGATGCTTGATATAATTTTTAAGATAACGATAGCCATTTTGATTATTTTGAATGACCAATTCTTTAACGAAAACTTCATCCTTATAATGTGCGACCACACTTTCTGACTTACTGATATCAATACCAAAACAGTTAATAAAAATCATACCTTTCTCTATTGAATTGAGAAGATTTTAACTTTACTTAGCCTTTTTCATTTCATTTTCCTATACACGGTTTCTAAAACCCAACATACTTCAATCGAATTTCAAAAGGAGAGTAAAGCTGATCAGTTTACATTACGGATTCAAAGATCCAAGGGACTGCGCGATCTACTTCTCTCTACAACTATAAAAAATAGCTGTGAAGAAATCTATCGTCATAAATTTCTTCACAGCTAATCTTAGTATGTTTTTATCGTCCAATACGATCATCCATCTCACAATGACATCATACTTTCATCACTTTTGTATGATCTTATGGTCGTCATCAATTGCGTATAAAATTTCATCCATAGGCACTTCAACATACCGAAATTCAACCTTTTTTACATCAGTGAGATAACGCTCTTGATAGACGTGACAATACTCTGTAACCATTGATTTCCCCATTTGCGTCACATATACAGACAAATCATTGTTCGCTTGTCTATAACCATTCAACAGTCCTGCCGCAAACAACCGCCTCAAATATTTTTGAAACGATTCCGACACCGTATTCATCTCTTTATGGTTTCTATTAAAATATCGAATTTGATAGAACAACAAGCCCATCAGCGCACCATCGTAAATCCCCATTGAATTATCAACATAAATCCTTAAATTTTTCATATTGAGCTTCGTTAAAATCTTAAGTGTGAAGTAATCTTCGTATTTAAATATATACCAACTACTATGATCTAGGTGTGTTCTGATTTGATCGAGTAAAACTGCTTCTTCCAGTGTCGTATAAAAAGTTTTATTAGAGAAATACGAATGATTTTTATGGTTACTGATACGAATCGGCATATACGCAAAAGCACCCTTTCGAAACAACACATAAATCGAACCATTGGAATCAGACTGCGTTAGCGACAAAATCCACTCATCCTCATGTAAAATACTTTGCAATTGAGACGCAATATCTTCCACCATTAGACATTCCCCCTTACTTCACCCTACGACATTGATCCCCTCAATCAATGACACACTTTTTCTTCATTCACTATTGATATTCACAAACATGCATATTGACATTACACAAACATCTTTTGGAGTAAGCCCTTTTTACGTTGTTTTAAGCATTCGATTTTTTGGCCTTGTAATTCAATTTGTTGGTCGAGTTTATTGAAGAAATCACCAATCTTTTGTTGTTCTTCTAATACTGAAGAAGATAATATTGAGATTAAAGATAAATCTTTAGAATTTATTGCTGGATAGTTAGTACCTGTACATTTCACTAAAACTTTATTCACAAACGAATTAGTTAATAATAATGTATATAAATAATAATAATGTACTAAAGGTCTTAACTGAGCATATCCTGTAGATACTACAATATCATTTCGGTTTGATAAATTTATAAAATTATTTTTTTGATATGGTCTAACTGTTTGATAGAAAACATCATGTTTTTTTGCTAACCTTTGTGCTCTAGATGGAGCATTTATTTTATTTACTACCTTTAATTGATTAATTTGACCGTTGTTAACACTTTCTAAGTCTATATAATAAAATTTATCAGGCAAATAGTTACTTTTAGGATTCAAATCACTAATTTCATGCAAGTATTTGTTTTCCCACTCTGGATAATTTTCCCCATTGTCATCTTTAAATCGAAGTTCTTGGGAGAAAATCTTTTGCATATAACCTTCTTTCTGTTCTTCCAACAAGGCTAATTTTTGTTCTTCTAATTCAATTTGATGGTCGAGTTTACTGAAGAAATCACCTGTTTTTTGTTGTTCTTCAAATTGAACAGGTATATTAATTTTCAAATTCTTTAAATCACTATTATAAAGGTGAACCACTGTTTTACCTTGTGCAAATCTAGATACATTCCATTTGTTCACACTGTTTAAAGACAAAGAAATGAATCTACCATCATCTTTTTTAGGAGTTAGAATATTTAAATCTCCACCGATATAAACATCATCATTTACATTTATGGCTGATGCCGTAGCAATATCCTCTACTGTTTCTCCAGAAGATGGAATTAAAACCTGGTTATTTCCAGCTTTTTTCAACTTATTTGGATTTACATTTGTTCTACTTTGAATAGTATTAATAATCGCTCCATATTTTGTATACAGTTCTCCATAAAGAATGCACGGATAGCTCCCATCTTCACTTAAATCTTTCTTACCTAATAATTTTCCTTTACTAAAATTTACAAGTGTCTCTAGTCTATTCTCTTCCCACTCACCTTCAAACTCAGGAAATCTTAACTCCGGCACATTTTTATTTGGATGAGTCATGCTTCAACACTCCCAGTTCTTTCAAATAGCTGTTAATTTCTTGTTCGACTTGCGCGATTTCATTGTCGATATTCACGATGTCTTGTTGAATTTGGTCGAGGTCGATGGGTGCTTCCTCTTCAAAAGTGTCGACATATCTCGGAATATTGAGGTTGTAGTCATTGTCTTCAATTTCTTGTAATGTTGCGGCATAGCTGTATTTATCGATGGTTGCTCTGTTTTTGTATGTGTCGATGATTTTTTCAACGTGTTCGTCGTTTAAGTGGTTTTGATTTTTACCTTTTTCGAATGCGTTAGATGCGTCGATGAATAACACGTCGTGGTCTGATTTACGACATTTTTTGAACACTAAAATACACGTCGGAATGCTTGTGCCATAGAAAATATTTGCCGGTAAGCCAATAACCGCGTCTAAATAATTTTTCTCTTCAATAAGATATTGTCGAATGACACCCTCTGCTGCACCACGGAACAGGACGCCATGTGGTAATACGACTGCCATCGTTCCTTCATCATCTAAATAGTGCACCATATGTTGGATAAAGGCGAA from Staphylococcus sp. MI 10-1553 carries:
- a CDS encoding restriction endonuclease subunit S is translated as MTHPNKNVPELRFPEFEGEWEENRLETLVNFSKGKLLGKKDLSEDGSYPCILYGELYTKYGAIINTIQSRTNVNPNKLKKAGNNQVLIPSSGETVEDIATASAINVNDDVYIGGDLNILTPKKDDGRFISLSLNSVNKWNVSRFAQGKTVVHLYNSDLKNLKINIPVQFEEQQKTGDFFSKLDHQIELEEQKLALLEEQKEGYMQKIFSQELRFKDDNGENYPEWENKYLHEISDLNPKSNYLPDKFYYIDLESVNNGQINQLKVVNKINAPSRAQRLAKKHDVFYQTVRPYQKNNFINLSNRNDIVVSTGYAQLRPLVHYYYLYTLLLTNSFVNKVLVKCTGTNYPAINSKDLSLISILSSSVLEEQQKIGDFFNKLDQQIELQGQKIECLKQRKKGLLQKMFV
- a CDS encoding IS110 family RNA-guided transposase; protein product: MNCFGIDISKSESVVAHYKDEVFVKELVIQNNQNGYRYLKNYIKHLDSLFILFESTGVYSRGMKHFCEIHKINYLEMNPLEAKFKTNSLRSWKTDKSDAHKLALLAFRMKDSKVQRHPEEIYFELRERARFHLEMEINQNCLKVELVETLHQTFPGLEKLFTNRYSKIALNIAKAFPHPDYVSILTHDELVEKVLHSTDKGISIKKAHKYAKKLIEIKNNSFPNVRKSSFLLQKVQYLCDKLLIGIEEMKAFNQEMIDLAKNTTEFENIISIPGIGELTATLLIGELGDIREFKTNKQLNAFVGIDIKRYQSGTSKSRDTINKRGNKKARRLLYLITMNILRGRNHYQSHIVDYYYKLREQPHGKPHKTAVIASINRLLKTIHYLIVNDKLYDYQKAPH